A region from the Triticum urartu cultivar G1812 chromosome 1, Tu2.1, whole genome shotgun sequence genome encodes:
- the LOC125532830 gene encoding WAS/WASL-interacting protein family member 3-like, whose translation MLEPGGCGAVADDEGRAPLVEDAAIEVDCLYIGSDWLFSNRCKRKKNHPTPSSSHIPAFFPGARVPCPIQPASPASPSFFPDAVPNTGRTGRIGRSSRRRSPQIGPPPPSPGHAATAALPRSPHNRLRTPRSHRYRRSLPKLRRHRHLVLHPFYYAPAPRPLTATRIHPPLPPRPSFSVVVAFLLSHRRRESCARHPALPPSSSRPASRLWRHCAEQCHHAQPRITVAPSSSMMLLPSSSMLLPPLIQPHAPGSLRIELPRAHKLFVYIPQTKSRARYDATWEIVTHLRFVPPQDPVRLLSSAFLYAQLCVLPRQLPLLLLGTETFHEIPQHLYVIFRDVP comes from the exons CTGCCTCTATATAGGTAGCGATTGGTTGTTTTCGAACCggtgcaaaagaaaaaaaaaccaCCCAACCCCATCGTCCTCCCACATCCCCGCCTTCTTCCCCGGCGCCCGCGTGCCATGCCCGATCCAGCCTGCCTCCCCCGCCTCCCCTAGCTTCTTCCCCGATGCCGTCCCGAACACCGGCCGAACCGGCCGAATCGGCCGAAGCAGCCGTCGCCGCTCTCCCCAAATCGGGCCGCCACCACCGTCACCGGGtcacgccgccaccgccgccctcccCAGATCGCCCCACAACCGCCTCCGCACTCCACGGTCACACCGCTACCGCCGCTCACTCCCCAAAttgcgccgccaccgccacctcgTGCTTCATCCTTTCTACTACGCCCCTGCTCCTCGACCACTGACGGCGACGCGCATCCATCCTCCTCTGCCCCCACGACCTTCTTTCTCTGTTGTCGTGGCCTTCCTCCTTTCCCACCGCCGGCGTGAGAGCTGCGCACGCCACCCCGCACTACCACCTTCCTCCTCCCGGCCGGCCTCCCGGCTCTGGCGCCACTGTGCAGAGCAGTGCCACCACGCACAACCTAGGATCACTGTcgccccctcttcctccatgatGTTGTTGCCCTCTTCCTCCATGCTGTTGCCGCCTTTGATTCAGCCCCACGCGCCTGGCAGTCTCCGCATTGAGCTACCCCGTGCACATAAGCTGTTTGTGTATATACCCCAAACAAAAAG TCGTGCCAGATACGATGCTACCTGGGAAATTGTGACGCACCTTCGCTTCGTGCCGCCACAGGACCCAGTGCGCCTCCTTTCCTCTGCTTTTCTCTATGCGCAGCTATGTGTCTTACCCCGCCAATTGCCCCTGCTGCTGCTGGGAACAG AGACATTCCATGAAATCCCACAACATCTATACGTCATCTTCCGAGATGTTCCATGA